Proteins encoded in a region of the Candidatus Eisenbacteria bacterium genome:
- the rlmN gene encoding 23S rRNA (adenine(2503)-C(2))-methyltransferase RlmN, translated as MYSLRPHILGRDPLQLERDFVEHGWDGYRAAQVLAWVFRGVTDPTLMANIPKHLRDELGEVFELGLPSVVREAPSLKDRSAKLALRLHDGKIVECVHLQTPRLHTLCVSSQVGCALDCHFCATGKMGLLRNLQPWEILAQILMLRLRAPAERHVNVVFMGMGEPMNNYDRVLAAIRLANDERTLNLGARHFTISTAGVVPGIRKLAAEPLQVNLAVSLNAPTDEQRSEIMPINRKWPLEELLKAVRHYAESGQRQLTFEYVLLGGFNDSAADARRLSQLVREFPHKLNLINWNPTPGTPFKSSLRANQFRDYLESKGHRVMLRFSQGKDVNAACGQLGADLLKRA; from the coding sequence GTGTACAGCCTTCGACCGCACATACTCGGCCGTGACCCGCTGCAGCTGGAACGGGACTTCGTGGAGCACGGCTGGGATGGCTACCGCGCCGCCCAGGTCCTGGCGTGGGTCTTTCGAGGGGTCACCGATCCCACGCTGATGGCCAATATTCCCAAGCATTTGCGGGATGAACTCGGCGAGGTGTTCGAGCTCGGCCTGCCCAGCGTGGTGCGCGAGGCCCCCTCGCTCAAGGACCGCAGCGCCAAGCTGGCGCTCCGCCTGCACGACGGCAAGATCGTGGAGTGCGTGCACCTGCAGACCCCCCGGCTGCACACCCTGTGCGTGTCCTCCCAGGTGGGCTGTGCGCTGGATTGCCACTTCTGCGCCACCGGCAAGATGGGCCTGCTGCGCAATCTCCAGCCCTGGGAGATCCTGGCGCAGATCCTCATGCTGCGCCTGCGCGCCCCCGCCGAGCGTCACGTGAACGTGGTCTTCATGGGCATGGGCGAGCCGATGAACAACTACGACCGGGTGCTGGCGGCCATCCGGCTGGCCAACGACGAGCGCACCCTGAACCTGGGGGCGCGGCACTTCACCATCTCCACGGCGGGGGTGGTGCCCGGCATCCGCAAGCTGGCGGCGGAACCGCTGCAGGTCAACCTGGCCGTCTCGCTCAACGCACCCACGGACGAGCAGCGCAGCGAGATCATGCCCATCAACCGCAAGTGGCCGCTCGAGGAGCTGCTCAAGGCGGTGCGCCACTACGCCGAGAGCGGCCAGCGCCAGCTCACCTTCGAGTACGTGCTGCTGGGCGGGTTCAACGACTCGGCGGCCGACGCGCGCCGGCTTTCGCAGCTGGTGCGCGAGTTTCCGCACAAGCTGAACCTCATCAACTGGAACCCCACTCCCGGCACCCCCTTCAAGAGCAGCCTGCGCGCCAACCAGTTCCGCGATTACCTCGAGTCGAAGGGACACCGGGTGATGCTGCGCTTCAGCCAGGGCAAGGACGTGAACGCGGCCTGCGGACAGCTGGGCGCCGACCTGTTGAAGCGGGCCTGA
- a CDS encoding winged helix-turn-helix transcriptional regulator → MKKPDESRWPQIFKALGHPVRFRLYLEACAKPLTVSELVALSGRSQPAVSQYLNALRRAGLVRVTRKGRNMIYEALPVDWSAQRSLEALGLDGGPVREAAVAAAPSAEVEVFPEFTTAQAPAVRDSGEDYLL, encoded by the coding sequence ATGAAGAAACCCGACGAATCCCGCTGGCCACAGATTTTCAAGGCGTTGGGCCACCCGGTGCGCTTCCGCCTCTACCTCGAGGCGTGCGCAAAGCCCCTGACGGTCAGCGAGCTCGTGGCGCTTTCCGGCCGCAGCCAGCCCGCCGTATCCCAGTACCTCAATGCGCTGCGCCGCGCGGGCCTGGTGCGGGTCACCCGCAAGGGCCGCAACATGATCTACGAGGCGCTACCGGTGGACTGGTCGGCCCAGCGCAGCCTCGAGGCGCTGGGACTCGACGGGGGACCGGTCCGGGAAGCCGCGGTTGCCGCGGCGCCTTCCGCCGAGGTCGAGGTCTTTCCCGAGTTCACCACCGCCCAGGCACCTGCCGTTCGCGATTCCGGCGAAGACTACCTGCTCTAG
- a CDS encoding Ppx/GppA family phosphatase, translating into MSRVRSERRAAIDIGTNSVRLLVADVHPDGRVCALVQRGTVTRLGEGLDASGRISESAAARTLKAIQEALSEARATGAGPIVLAATSALRSASNGSEISASIERLAGLKLRVLSGEEEARLVFGAVQAGQPGTGPVVVMDIGGGSTEFAFGSGRDLAATRSLDLGCVRLFERAIHRGGLEGEAGYRAAREQMREALAAECGGLRAGYAGAPIRGVGGTFTAFAMVQRGSQRYEPGSLEGTTLTAADEARISLALRVMPLEERRRLVGEGRADLVLAGAAILDEAVEWFRASEVQVSTHGLRYGLLHEVNRQGAGPGGS; encoded by the coding sequence ATGAGCCGGGTGCGCTCGGAGCGCCGCGCCGCCATCGACATCGGGACCAACTCGGTCCGCCTGCTGGTGGCCGACGTTCATCCCGACGGGCGCGTGTGCGCGCTCGTCCAGCGGGGCACCGTTACCCGGCTGGGCGAGGGGCTGGACGCCTCCGGCAGGATCTCCGAGTCGGCCGCCGCCCGCACCTTGAAGGCCATCCAGGAAGCTCTCTCCGAGGCCCGCGCCACCGGCGCGGGCCCGATCGTGCTCGCGGCCACCAGCGCGTTGCGCTCCGCATCCAACGGGTCGGAGATCTCCGCCTCGATCGAGCGGCTCGCCGGGCTGAAGCTGCGCGTGCTGAGCGGTGAGGAGGAAGCCCGGCTGGTGTTCGGGGCGGTGCAGGCGGGTCAGCCCGGGACGGGCCCCGTCGTGGTGATGGACATCGGCGGCGGCAGCACCGAGTTCGCCTTCGGCAGCGGCCGGGATCTGGCCGCCACGCGGAGCCTCGACCTGGGGTGTGTGCGTCTGTTCGAGCGGGCGATCCACCGGGGGGGCCTGGAGGGCGAGGCCGGATACCGGGCGGCCCGGGAGCAGATGCGCGAGGCCCTGGCCGCGGAGTGCGGGGGCTTGAGGGCTGGGTACGCCGGCGCGCCAATTCGCGGGGTGGGGGGCACCTTCACGGCCTTCGCGATGGTCCAGCGCGGAAGCCAGAGGTACGAGCCCGGGAGCCTCGAAGGCACCACCTTGACGGCGGCCGACGAGGCACGTATCTCCTTGGCGCTGAGAGTGATGCCCTTGGAGGAGCGGCGCCGGCTGGTGGGTGAGGGCCGGGCGGACCTGGTGCTGGCGGGTGCCGCCATCCTGGACGAGGCGGTGGAGTGGTTCCGGGCGTCCGAGGTGCAGGTGTCCACCCATGGCCTGCGCTACGGGCTGCTGCACGAGGTGAACCGGCAGGGGGCCGGTCCGGGCGGGTCATGA
- a CDS encoding sigma 54-interacting transcriptional regulator produces the protein MNFAGAHFGNAVGYYAQALEAAASGPEPGERVRLLLKIADSHRLHGAHSLALEALARALGELEGLPEGPDLGRVLARQANVLNYCGRYPEAMEAGLRAYQLLRDSSENQEIGNLELALGVSLARRGDFGGARDYFERALGTFRRIENEEGEALAYNNLGLVAKNSGDLEGALRHLERALRVNERLGNYARVTTHCLNLGIVRFKLGEWDIAREYLQRCLGMARDTDDSLARVSALNSLACLHRRRRDFTAAEEALDEALRLSAVRGHLREQALAQEFLGDLMLEMNRLEDADRLYAEGLAAVEKLAPEGDVALELLRRQGDLRLRQGRLAEAEACGRRALELARRQHDRLEEATCWRLLALVAGAHDDVANYTALMDQAIRQLSDVGERFELAATLLAAGSLERRLFEKERQENLAERASRHLRRSSTLFVSFDCEYYLAHVTMELARLDLAQGRLDQALAELDESLTYAGPFRSSLEPAAAELRARLQDGFVRGSASPANDFRLLEEVSRMFRESPSSDWSTGLVELLAKRLPADAVFLAEADGTDWVVRARHGVDGQSALSLAAAFGAPAAPGRPVFSTRPSSDPLLPEAVSTLLAPMGSVAALPFGVADHVRGLLFVGRTLRGPVGPLRQRELDLLVALTNLAAAGAVEARRQRLWEENKNLRAQLQVATADGIVTQNPQMLDILALVDKVCDATASVLVQGETGTGKGLVARAIHQRGVRRDRPFVPINCAALPEPLLESELFGHVTGAFTGAHRDKLGLFEEGEGGTVFLDEVDRLSEAVQGKLLHVLDRGEIRAVGANRWKKVNVRVICATNADLKQRISEGRFLEDLYYRLNDILIQVPPLRDRREDIPLLADFFRRQFAGQFSKEIGEFTLEVRQHFLRHQWRGNVREMEKVVKRMVVLADAGSDLGADLLPEEFFEERPVINGVRGKLWAQVADTERRVIAQALEECAWNKSQTARELGISYPALLQKVKLFSLDRRSRGKSLHK, from the coding sequence GTGAACTTCGCGGGCGCCCACTTCGGAAACGCGGTCGGATACTACGCGCAGGCCCTCGAGGCTGCAGCGTCCGGCCCGGAGCCGGGTGAGCGTGTGCGCCTGTTGCTCAAAATCGCCGATTCACATCGCCTGCATGGCGCGCACTCGCTCGCCCTGGAGGCACTCGCGCGTGCGCTCGGGGAGCTCGAGGGCCTTCCGGAAGGCCCCGATCTGGGCCGGGTGCTCGCGCGGCAGGCGAACGTGCTCAACTACTGCGGTCGCTACCCGGAGGCCATGGAAGCCGGCCTCCGAGCCTACCAGTTGCTGCGGGACTCCAGCGAGAACCAGGAGATCGGCAACCTCGAGCTGGCGCTCGGCGTCAGCCTGGCGCGGCGCGGGGATTTCGGCGGAGCCCGGGACTACTTCGAGCGCGCGCTCGGCACCTTCCGCCGCATCGAGAACGAGGAGGGCGAGGCGCTCGCCTACAACAACCTCGGCCTGGTGGCCAAGAACTCCGGCGATCTCGAAGGCGCCCTTCGACACCTCGAGCGCGCGCTGCGCGTGAACGAGCGCCTGGGCAACTACGCCCGGGTGACCACCCACTGCCTCAACCTCGGCATCGTGCGGTTCAAGCTCGGCGAGTGGGACATCGCGCGCGAGTACCTGCAGCGCTGCCTGGGCATGGCCCGTGACACCGACGACTCCCTGGCCCGCGTGTCGGCCCTGAACTCGCTGGCCTGCCTCCACCGGCGCCGGCGCGACTTCACCGCGGCAGAGGAGGCCCTGGACGAGGCCCTGAGGCTTTCCGCGGTGCGGGGCCACCTCCGCGAGCAGGCGCTGGCCCAGGAATTCCTGGGCGACCTGATGCTCGAGATGAACCGGCTGGAGGACGCCGACCGGCTGTACGCCGAGGGTCTCGCGGCCGTGGAGAAGCTGGCCCCCGAGGGTGACGTGGCCCTGGAACTGCTGCGCCGGCAGGGCGACCTGCGGCTGCGCCAGGGCCGGCTCGCGGAGGCCGAGGCGTGCGGCCGCCGCGCGCTGGAGCTGGCCCGCCGCCAGCACGACCGGCTCGAGGAGGCGACCTGCTGGCGCCTGCTGGCCCTGGTCGCCGGCGCCCACGACGACGTCGCCAACTACACCGCGCTCATGGACCAGGCCATCCGGCAGCTCTCCGACGTGGGCGAGCGCTTCGAGCTGGCTGCGACGCTGCTCGCGGCGGGTTCGCTGGAGCGCCGGCTCTTCGAGAAGGAGCGCCAGGAGAACCTCGCCGAGCGCGCGTCGCGCCACCTGCGCCGTTCCAGCACCTTGTTCGTGTCCTTCGACTGTGAGTACTACCTGGCCCACGTGACCATGGAGCTGGCGCGGCTGGACCTGGCGCAGGGCAGGCTGGACCAGGCCCTCGCCGAGCTGGACGAGAGCCTGACCTACGCCGGGCCGTTCCGCTCCTCGCTCGAGCCCGCCGCCGCGGAGTTGCGCGCGCGACTTCAAGATGGCTTTGTCCGCGGCTCCGCCTCCCCGGCCAATGACTTCCGCCTGCTGGAGGAAGTGAGCCGGATGTTCCGAGAGTCGCCCTCCAGCGACTGGAGCACCGGCCTGGTGGAGTTGCTGGCGAAGCGGCTGCCGGCGGACGCGGTGTTCCTGGCGGAGGCCGATGGAACCGACTGGGTGGTGCGCGCGCGGCATGGAGTGGACGGCCAGTCGGCGCTGTCGCTGGCCGCGGCTTTCGGCGCCCCGGCGGCGCCGGGCCGCCCGGTGTTTTCCACGCGGCCGTCGTCCGACCCGCTGCTCCCGGAGGCGGTCTCCACGCTGCTGGCCCCGATGGGCTCCGTGGCGGCGCTGCCCTTCGGGGTCGCCGACCACGTGCGCGGTCTGTTGTTTGTGGGCCGCACGCTGCGGGGCCCGGTGGGCCCGCTGCGCCAGCGTGAGCTGGACCTGCTGGTCGCGCTCACCAACCTGGCGGCCGCCGGCGCGGTGGAAGCGCGCCGCCAGCGGCTGTGGGAGGAGAACAAGAACCTCCGGGCGCAGCTCCAGGTGGCCACCGCCGACGGCATTGTGACCCAGAACCCGCAGATGCTCGATATCCTGGCGCTGGTGGACAAGGTCTGCGACGCCACCGCCAGCGTGCTGGTGCAGGGAGAGACGGGGACCGGCAAGGGGCTGGTCGCCCGCGCCATCCACCAGCGCGGCGTGCGCCGCGACCGGCCCTTCGTGCCCATCAACTGCGCCGCGCTGCCCGAACCGCTGCTGGAGAGCGAGCTCTTCGGGCACGTCACGGGCGCGTTCACCGGCGCGCACCGCGACAAGCTGGGGTTGTTCGAGGAGGGCGAGGGCGGGACCGTGTTCCTGGACGAGGTGGACCGGCTCTCCGAGGCGGTCCAGGGCAAGCTCCTGCACGTGCTCGACCGGGGCGAGATCCGCGCCGTGGGCGCCAACCGCTGGAAGAAGGTGAACGTCCGCGTGATCTGCGCCACCAACGCGGACCTGAAGCAGCGGATCTCCGAGGGGCGGTTCCTCGAGGACCTGTACTACCGCCTGAATGACATCCTGATCCAGGTCCCGCCCCTGCGCGACCGACGCGAGGACATCCCGCTGCTGGCGGACTTCTTCCGCCGCCAGTTCGCCGGCCAGTTCAGCAAGGAGATCGGCGAGTTCACCCTGGAGGTCCGCCAGCACTTCCTGCGTCACCAGTGGCGCGGCAACGTGCGCGAGATGGAGAAGGTGGTCAAGCGCATGGTGGTGCTGGCAGACGCCGGCTCGGATCTGGGCGCGGACCTGCTGCCGGAGGAGTTCTTCGAGGAGCGCCCGGTCATCAACGGCGTCCGGGGCAAGCTCTGGGCGCAGGTGGCCGACACCGAACGGCGCGTGATTGCCCAGGCCCTCGAGGAGTGCGCATGGAACAAGAGCCAGACCGCGCGTGAACTTGGCATTTCCTACCCCGCACTGCTTCAGAAGGTGAAACTCTTCTCGCTCGACCGGCGCAGCAGGGGCAAGAGTCTTCACAAATAG
- a CDS encoding fibronectin type III domain-containing protein gives MKNAILLPALLIAGLAVAGCDERHWVAPAAPRGVYSVTGDGKVSVYWQANTEKDVRGYNVYWAPGSSKGTGPYKKLGFTSHTQWMDTDVSNGVTYYYAVTAVNDGGMESELSAANVHDTPRPAGANLPLYNAWYDETRGGDYSSKSGLRFDTQPQLLSWRNLKCDVYYYGAPGNPYLYAGDVDTQIQDMGPAASLADIDFAPLDGWSATGKVTVTRGHAYVVWTRDNHYAMVIVKDLTDDRVLMDWAFQVDQGNRELKPVSPRAGDRAATSVK, from the coding sequence ATGAAGAACGCCATACTGCTTCCCGCACTGCTGATCGCCGGTCTTGCCGTCGCCGGGTGCGACGAGCGTCACTGGGTGGCTCCGGCCGCGCCGCGGGGTGTGTACTCGGTGACCGGGGACGGCAAGGTCTCGGTCTACTGGCAGGCGAACACCGAGAAGGACGTCCGCGGCTACAACGTGTACTGGGCCCCCGGCAGCAGCAAGGGCACGGGCCCGTACAAGAAGCTGGGATTCACCTCGCACACCCAGTGGATGGACACCGACGTTTCGAACGGCGTCACCTATTACTACGCGGTGACGGCAGTCAACGACGGCGGGATGGAGAGCGAGCTCTCGGCCGCGAACGTCCATGACACGCCGCGTCCGGCGGGCGCCAACCTGCCGTTGTACAACGCGTGGTACGACGAAACGCGCGGCGGGGACTACAGCTCCAAGAGCGGGCTGCGATTCGACACCCAGCCGCAGTTGCTCAGCTGGCGCAACCTGAAATGCGACGTGTACTACTACGGTGCGCCCGGCAACCCGTACCTGTACGCCGGCGACGTGGACACCCAGATCCAGGACATGGGCCCGGCGGCCTCGCTCGCGGACATCGACTTCGCGCCGCTCGACGGCTGGTCCGCCACCGGCAAGGTCACGGTGACCCGGGGGCACGCCTACGTGGTGTGGACGCGCGACAACCACTATGCAATGGTGATCGTCAAGGACCTGACGGACGATCGGGTGCTCATGGACTGGGCTTTCCAGGTGGACCAGGGGAACCGGGAGCTGAAGCCGGTCTCCCCCCGCGCGGGCGACCGCGCCGCCACCTCGGTGAAGTGA
- a CDS encoding DUF4384 domain-containing protein, whose amino-acid sequence MKLRTLGLLLALAGMAPAAAGAVSVKAAAPRPAHIETAAARLVVDVWTDRGEGAVYRVGDAIRVHFRASRDCYVVIYNVDTEGRAHLLFPYRRFDPHWVEGGRDYVLPAPRSTYELTVQGPAGVEYVQALASLEPFQQLPDYLDPEYDPGDYDLDRTDWRNGGQLAGDPFVGMERINRAILPYDCDEDDCYSAAYTSYYVERKVSYPRYVCADCHGPYAAYSYDPYGMQCSVFEIRVDYDWRWRNHWPFYGAPYWYYFRRNDCPPRYFTYKPRWSSEDGWVHFRDSFGERVLWKKNPGPDPKAGNSPPRWDGRKDSPPPSALPGMGDRRRTVRTQPVKENIREVAPGSEPVRFRSRSRDLAPPDAPRVEKRRVPPDEAPPIVNRRSNPPEGQEPPRGIEGRRGEARDPARDPARQETREPRKDTEARRDPPPPRREEPAPQPRQEQAPPPPRREEPAPRPHREEAAPQPRREEAAPQPRREEAAPQPRREETAPRREAAAPESRRNDEPPRRR is encoded by the coding sequence ATGAAACTGCGGACCCTGGGGCTTCTGCTGGCGCTGGCCGGGATGGCCCCGGCCGCGGCCGGGGCGGTGAGTGTGAAGGCGGCCGCTCCGCGACCCGCGCACATCGAGACGGCCGCCGCGCGCCTGGTGGTGGACGTGTGGACCGACCGGGGCGAGGGTGCGGTGTACCGGGTGGGGGACGCCATCCGGGTGCACTTCCGGGCCTCGCGTGACTGCTACGTGGTGATCTACAACGTGGACACCGAGGGCCGTGCCCACCTGCTGTTCCCATACCGGCGCTTCGACCCGCACTGGGTCGAGGGCGGGCGAGACTACGTGCTGCCGGCACCTCGCTCCACCTACGAGCTCACGGTGCAGGGACCGGCGGGGGTGGAGTACGTCCAGGCGCTGGCGAGCCTCGAGCCGTTCCAGCAGCTACCCGACTACCTCGATCCCGAGTACGACCCGGGCGATTACGACCTGGACCGGACCGACTGGCGCAACGGGGGCCAGCTGGCGGGCGACCCGTTCGTGGGGATGGAGCGGATCAACCGCGCCATCCTGCCCTACGACTGCGACGAGGACGACTGCTACTCGGCCGCGTACACCAGCTACTACGTCGAGAGGAAGGTGTCGTATCCGCGCTACGTGTGCGCCGACTGCCACGGGCCGTATGCCGCCTACAGCTACGACCCGTACGGCATGCAATGCTCGGTGTTCGAGATCCGGGTGGACTACGACTGGCGCTGGCGCAACCACTGGCCGTTCTACGGCGCGCCCTACTGGTACTACTTCCGGCGCAACGACTGTCCGCCGCGCTACTTCACGTACAAGCCGCGCTGGTCCAGCGAGGATGGTTGGGTCCACTTCCGCGACAGCTTCGGCGAGCGCGTGCTGTGGAAGAAGAACCCCGGGCCGGACCCCAAGGCCGGAAATTCCCCGCCGCGCTGGGACGGGCGCAAGGACTCGCCTCCGCCCTCGGCGCTGCCCGGCATGGGGGACCGCCGGCGCACCGTCCGCACCCAGCCGGTGAAGGAGAACATCCGCGAAGTCGCGCCCGGCAGCGAGCCCGTCCGGTTCCGCTCGCGCAGTCGCGACCTGGCCCCGCCCGACGCGCCCCGGGTGGAGAAGCGCCGCGTGCCGCCGGATGAGGCCCCGCCGATCGTGAACCGGCGCTCCAACCCGCCCGAGGGGCAGGAGCCGCCGCGCGGCATCGAGGGACGCCGTGGCGAGGCCCGGGACCCGGCCCGCGATCCGGCCCGCCAGGAGACCCGCGAGCCGCGCAAGGACACCGAGGCCCGCCGCGACCCGCCTCCGCCGCGCCGCGAGGAGCCTGCCCCCCAGCCGCGCCAGGAGCAGGCCCCGCCGCCACCGCGCCGCGAGGAGCCGGCCCCCCGGCCGCACCGGGAGGAGGCCGCACCGCAGCCGCGGCGCGAGGAGGCGGCACCACAGCCGCGGCGCGAGGAAGCCGCGCCCCAGCCGCGCCGGGAGGAGACCGCGCCCCGCAGGGAGGCCGCGGCTCCCGAATCCCGCCGGAACGACGAGCCCCCCCGCCGCCGGTAG
- a CDS encoding MerR family transcriptional regulator, translating to MENPMREPMELLKIGDLARRSGKSVRALHLYEELDLLRPVTRTTGGFRLFDEEALRRIHWIGLLQEMGLSLQQIRELLQNWWSHELGPAAMRRVREVFESRLEDARRQARRYQSLARELESSIRYIETCSSSCSPFSDVATCTRCPHDHGMTEEPALVAGLHMLNPHGRARAGELVQIEASPAAGAPSSSSPEGAAE from the coding sequence ATGGAAAACCCGATGCGGGAGCCCATGGAACTGCTGAAGATCGGTGACCTCGCCCGGCGCTCGGGCAAGAGCGTGCGCGCGCTGCACCTGTACGAGGAGCTGGACCTGCTCCGACCGGTCACGCGCACCACGGGGGGTTTCCGCCTGTTCGACGAGGAGGCGCTCCGGCGCATCCACTGGATCGGGCTGCTCCAGGAAATGGGGCTCTCGCTGCAGCAGATCCGGGAGTTGCTCCAGAACTGGTGGAGCCACGAGCTGGGGCCCGCCGCCATGCGGCGGGTCCGCGAGGTCTTCGAGTCCCGCCTGGAGGACGCCCGCCGCCAGGCGCGCCGGTACCAGTCGCTGGCGCGCGAGCTGGAGAGCTCCATCCGCTACATCGAGACCTGCAGCAGCTCGTGCTCCCCGTTTTCGGACGTGGCCACGTGTACCCGGTGTCCGCATGACCACGGAATGACCGAGGAGCCGGCGCTGGTCGCCGGCCTCCACATGCTCAACCCCCACGGGCGCGCCCGCGCCGGGGAGCTCGTCCAGATCGAGGCGAGCCCCGCAGCCGGCGCGCCCTCGTCTTCATCGCCGGAGGGCGCCGCCGAATGA
- a CDS encoding iron-sulfur cluster assembly accessory protein has translation MITLTPAAVVRLKEVMAREKREAVGLRIAVQGGGCSGMSYVMEFGAEKPGDETFEFGGVRVHVDLKSYLYLNGTELDYVEGLMGAGFKFNNPNVKRSCSCGESFTV, from the coding sequence ATGATCACGCTGACCCCCGCCGCCGTTGTGCGGCTCAAGGAAGTCATGGCCCGCGAAAAGCGCGAGGCCGTGGGCCTGCGCATCGCCGTTCAGGGTGGCGGCTGCTCGGGCATGAGCTATGTCATGGAATTCGGTGCGGAGAAGCCGGGCGACGAGACATTCGAGTTCGGGGGCGTCCGGGTGCACGTGGACCTGAAGAGCTATCTGTACCTGAACGGCACCGAGCTGGACTACGTGGAGGGACTGATGGGCGCCGGGTTCAAGTTCAACAACCCGAACGTGAAGCGCAGCTGCTCGTGCGGCGAGAGCTTCACGGTATGA
- a CDS encoding DUF2480 family protein has translation MSAPSAGARVTFDLSEVLPGRVEEAAFKAALEGHDWTRYRGAELCLTGCAPLWTYVYVAVRAAEHAATVSVDDGSENGVRVR, from the coding sequence ATGAGCGCGCCGTCCGCCGGTGCCCGGGTGACGTTCGACCTGTCCGAGGTGCTCCCCGGCCGGGTGGAGGAGGCTGCCTTCAAGGCGGCGCTCGAGGGGCACGACTGGACGCGCTACCGCGGCGCCGAGCTGTGCCTCACCGGGTGCGCGCCCCTGTGGACCTACGTGTACGTCGCCGTGCGTGCCGCGGAGCACGCCGCGACGGTGAGCGTGGACGATGGAAGCGAGAACGGCGTGCGGGTGCGGTGA
- the sufC gene encoding Fe-S cluster assembly ATPase SufC, with product MNPANLIVKDLHVSVDGKPILKGLNLEVRKGEVHAIMGPNGSGKSTLANTMMGNPKYVVDQGDILLDGQSILEMSVDERSRKGLFLAFQYPTPIPGVSVANFLRTALNARRKEEGLGAIPVKEFRDLVKRHMATLKMDDSFAGRYLNEGFSGGEKKRAEVLQMAVLRPQVAVLDETDSGLDIDALKIVSDGVNALRGPELGVVVITHYQRILNYITPDFVHVLVAGRVVHSGGPELAHELESKGYDWLREPEAENIGA from the coding sequence ATGAACCCGGCGAACCTGATCGTGAAGGACCTCCACGTCAGCGTGGACGGCAAGCCGATCCTGAAGGGCCTCAACCTCGAGGTCCGCAAGGGGGAGGTGCACGCCATCATGGGACCCAACGGCTCCGGCAAGAGCACGCTGGCCAACACCATGATGGGCAACCCGAAATATGTCGTGGACCAGGGTGACATCCTGCTCGACGGCCAGAGCATCCTCGAGATGTCGGTGGACGAGCGGTCGCGCAAGGGCCTGTTCCTGGCCTTCCAGTACCCCACGCCCATCCCGGGCGTGAGCGTGGCCAATTTCCTGCGCACCGCGCTCAACGCGCGCCGCAAGGAAGAGGGCCTGGGCGCGATCCCGGTCAAGGAGTTCCGGGACCTGGTGAAGCGGCACATGGCCACGCTCAAGATGGACGATTCCTTCGCCGGCCGCTACCTGAACGAGGGATTCTCGGGAGGGGAGAAGAAGCGCGCGGAGGTGCTCCAGATGGCGGTGCTCCGCCCCCAGGTGGCGGTGCTGGACGAGACCGACTCGGGGCTGGACATCGACGCCCTCAAGATCGTCTCGGACGGCGTGAACGCGCTGCGCGGACCGGAACTGGGCGTGGTGGTGATCACCCACTACCAGCGGATCCTGAACTACATCACCCCGGACTTCGTCCACGTGCTGGTGGCCGGGCGCGTGGTGCATTCCGGCGGGCCGGAACTGGCGCACGAACTGGAATCGAAGGGCTACGACTGGCTGCGTGAACCCGAGGCGGAGAACATCGGGGCCTGA